GGAGCTTGGCGACGCGGAATTGCGAGATGTCGCCGCCGAACGCTTCCAGCCGCTTGTAGCACCACGGGCTCATCAGCCCGGTGAGGCGGCGCCGCGGAATGCCGTACTTCTCCTCGATCATCGGCCCGAGCGTCTCGGGATCGAACAGGCTGAGCGGCGACTCGAACACCGGGCTCAACTCGTCGCCGGCCTTCAGCACGTAGATCGGGTGCACTTCCATCAGCGACTTCAGCCGCTCGGCGAGCGACGATTTGCCGCCGCCGACCGGGCCGAGCAGGTAGAGGATCTGCTTGCGCTCTTCCAGCCCCTGCGCGGCGTGGCGGAAGAAGCCGACGATGCGCTCGATGGTTTCCTCCATGCCGTAGAAGCCGGAGAACGCTGGATAGGTGCGCACCGTTCGGTTCAAAAAGATACGGCCAAGGCGGGGGTCCTTGGCCGTGTCGATCATCTGGGGCTCGCCAATGGCAGCTAGGAGTCGTTCGGCCGCATTCGCATATCGCATCGGATCACTTCGACACGACTCCAGATATTCAGCCATCGACATATCGCTCTGGCTTCGCGCCTCGAAGGATCGAGCGAAAGCGTTGAACAGAGAATCGTTGTACATGATCCCTCTCCGCATATGTTCGGCCGCATTACTGAAACGAGTCCGGCAGTCGAAGCGTTCCGTGAATTCCGATCCCGAAGTTCCTTTTATTCTTCCGCTCTTCTTCTTCGATTTCGAAGTAGTGCTTCCTATTCCGATGTCGAATCAGCATCAGCACAATGGGTCAATTGGACACTCGGTCGAGTTTGTTGCGCAACGCACCACGCAGGCACTCACTGAGTTACGAACAGGCAATTGCCCAGTTTTTATGCGAAAGGCTCCCTGCCTGCTCCGATTATTAGACAATGTAGCGATGCCGCCACATCCGGACAGCTACGGGAACCTTCCAGTTCCGCTAGAATTGTAAATCCGTTACTTCGCGGCAGAAGCTGTGCGGTCTTTCCCGAACGCACTCTTCGATCGATGCCGGCACCATGATCAACAGATGAGATGAACGGGACCACAACACCATTGTCCCGAGATATCGCGCGATCACACGCCGGTATAATCAAACTAGGCAGCAAGTCGTAGCCGCAACCGCCCGGGACGGAGCAGGCCGCGCAATCACAGCTCGCATAGCCGTGATGCCGGGAGGGCAAGCCGCGCGTCGCGATGCCGCATCGCGCGTGAGCGACGCCATGGCCGGCTACGCGCGCGACGCTCATGTCCGGGATCGCGGTGACAGCGATAGCGACGCGGCCGCGTCGCGCACGCGCCTGCTTGGAACGCGTCTCGGCGTTACGCATGTCAGGCCCCCTCGTCGCGCTTGCGCGACCCCTGCTCCAGGCCATCCTGCCAATCCAATGTGGAATCTACGTGATTCGTCGCCATTCCGAGATGCCTAGTTTTGGTGTCAATCGGTCTTATTTTCGGACCCACAGGCTTGTTAGCCTATGCAAAATCCGGTCCGGACGGCGGCAGGATCGAACCTTCGCCATATGCGTTACCGCTCTGGGGCCGCATGTGTTTCTGCTGCCGGCCGTCTCGACCCCGATGGTTGACAAATCCGCGTCCCGCCGGATGCTGGAACCCGCCGACGCCCGCTTGAAGAGAAACAGGCATCATGAATCCCGTCAAAGCACTCGAAAACCACGGCCAATCCGTCTGGCTGGACTTCCTCGCCCGCGGCTTCGTCGCCAACGGCGACCTGCAGCACCTGATCGACAGCGACGGGGTCAAAGGGGTGACATCCAACCCCTCGATCTTCGAGAAGGCGATCGCGAGCTCAGACGAGTATGACAGCGCGATCGGCAAGGCGCTCAAGGGCGGCGACCGCCCGGTGGCGGCCCTGTTCGAGCAGCTCGCGGTTGCGGACATCCAGCATGCGGCGGACGTGCTGCGGCCGGTCTACGACCGCCTCCACGGCAAGGACGGCTTCGTCAGCCTCGAAGTCTCGCCCTACCTCGCCACGGACACCAAGGGCACGATCGCGGAGGCAAGACACCTCTGGAAGGCGGTCAGGCGCAAGAACCTGATGATCAAGGTGCCGGCCACACCCGAGGGCCTGCCGGCGATCGAGCAGCTGATCGGCGAAGGCATCAGCGTCAACATCACGCTTTTGTTCTCGCAGAAGGTCTACCTGCAGGTCGCGGAAGCCTACCTGGCCGGCCTGGAAAAATATGTCGCAGGCGGCGGCGACCCCTCCCACGTCGCGAGCGTGGCGAGCTTCTTCGTCAGCCGCATCGATACCGCTGCCGACAAGCAGCTCGACGACAAGATCGCCAAGGCCAATGACCCGAGCGAAAAGGAGCGTCTCGCCGCGCTCAAGGGCAAGGTCGCGATCGCCAACGCCAAGCTGGCCTATCAGGACTACAAGCGCCTGATCGCCGGGCCGCGCTGGGAGAAGCTGGCGGCCAGCGGCGCCAGGCCGCAGCGGCTGCTGTGGGCCTCGACCGGCACCAAGAACAAGGACTACAGCGACGTTCTCTATGTCGAGGAGCTGATCGGCCCCGACACCGTCAACACCATTCCGCCGGCGACGCTCGACGCCTTCCGCGATCACGGCAAGGTGCGCGACAGCCTGGAGGAGGACATCGACGGCGCCCGCCACGTGCTCGACGAGCTGGCGCGCTCCGGCATCTCGCTCGACGCCATCACCGCCGAACTGGTCAAGGACGGCGTCAAGCTGTTCGCCGACGCCGCGGACAAGCTCTACGGCGCGGTGGCGCACAAGCGGGCGACCGTGCTCGGCGCCGCGATCGACCGGCAACAGCTCGGGCTCGGCGCCACCATCGAAAAGGCGGTCGAGAGGAGCGAGGAGGAATGGCGCGCGGCCGCCAAGGTCCGAAGGCTCTGGCACAAGGACAAGACGGTCTGGACCGGCGACGACGAGAACAAGTGGCTCGGCTGGCTCGACAGTCCGGCCAAGGCCGACATCGCCGACTACGAGGATTTCGCCAGCCGCGTGAAGGGCCAGAATTTCTCCGATGCCGTGGTGCTCGGCATGGGCGGATCGAGCCTTGGGCCCGAGGTGCTGGCCGAGACGTTCCCGAAGCAGGCCGGCTTCCCCAAACTGCATGTGCTCGACTCCACCGATCCGGCCCAGGTGCGGGCGATGGAGAAAGCCGTCAATCTCGCCAGGACGCTGTTCATCGTCTCGTCGAAGTCGGGCGGCACCACCGAGCCGAACGTGATGAAGGATTACTTCTTCGATCGCGTGGCCAGGACCATCGGCAAGGACAAGGCCGGCCACCGCTTCATCGCGGTCACCGATCCCGGCTCCTCGCTGGAGAAGGTCGCGGGCACGCAGGGCTTTGCCCGCGTCTTCCACGGCGACCCCTCGATCGGCGGCCGCTACTCGGTGCTTTCCCCGTTCGGCCTGGTGCCGGCGGCAGCCGCCGGCATCGACGTGCGCACGCTGATCAGCCATGCCCTTGCCATGGTGCGTTCCTGCGGCGCCGATGTGCCGCCGCAGGAAAATCCGGGCGTGCAGCTCGGGCTTGCGCTTGGCGCGGCCGGCCTCGAGGGCCGCGACAAGGTGACGATCCTGTCCTCGCCGAAAGTCGCCGATTTCGGCGCCTGGGCCGAGCAGCTCATCGCAGAATCGACCGGCAAGGAAGGCAAGGGCCTGATCCCGGTCGACGGCGAGCCTTTGGGCGACCCTGCCGTTTACGGCAACGACCGCTTCTTCATCGACCTCAGGACCGAAGGGGAGCACGACGAGGCCCATGAGGAAAGGCTCGCAGCACTCGAGGCCGCCGGCCATCCCGTGGTGCGCATCGTGATGAAATCGATCGATCATCTCGGGCAGGAATTCTTCCGCTTCGAGATGGCGACGGCGGTCGCAGGCAGCGTGCTTGGCCTCAACCCGTTCAACCAGCCCGACGTCGAGGCCGCCAAGGTCAAGACGCGCGAACTGACGGCGGCGTTCGAGAAGACCGGCGCGCTGCCCGAGGAGACGCCCGTCGTGACCTCGGCGGAAGCCGATCTCTACACCGACGAGCACAACGCGGCCGAGCTGCGCCGGGCCGGCGCCAACGGCGACCTCGGCTCCTGGCTGAAGGCCCATCTCGGCCGCTCCGGCGCGTCGGACTATGTGGCGCTGCTCGCCTATATCGACCGCAGCAAGGAGCATATCGAGGCGCTGCAGGACATCCGGCTGAAGGTCCGCGACAGCCGGCATGTCGCGACCTGCGCCGAGTTCGGCCCGCGCTTCCTGCATTCGACCGGCCAGGCCTACAAGGGCGGGCCCGACTCGGGCGTGTTCCTGCAGATCACCGCCGACAACGCCAAGGATCTGCCCGTGCCCGGCCACAAGGCGAGCTTCGGCGTGATCGAGGCGGCGCAGGCGCGCGGCGATTTCGACGTGCTGACCGAGCGCGGCCGGCGCGCGCTGCGCGTGCATCTGAAGGGCGACCTCAGGGCAGCACTGAAGACGCTGGATGCCGCGATCACCGAAGCGCTGAACTAGAGGAGGCCGCGATGCAGCTCGGCATGATCGGCCTCGGGCGGATGGGCGGCAACATCGTCCGCCGGCTCTTGCGCGCGGGCCACTCGGCGGTGGTCTACGACAAGGACGAGAAGGCGGTTGCCAGCCTTGCCGCTGACGGCGCGGCCGGCACCACGGCGCTGGAAGACTTCGTCGCCAAACTCGAAAGGCCGCGCACCGTCTGGGTAATGCTGCCCGCCGGCCGCATCACCGAAACCACCATCGAGGCGCTGGCAAAGCTGATGGGCGAAGGTGACGTCATCATCGACGGCGGCAACACCTTCTGGCAGGACGACGTTCGCCGCGGCAGGGCGCTCAAGCCCCGCGGCATCCACTATCTCGACGTCGGCACGTCCGGCGGCGTCTGGGGCATCGAGCGCGGCTATTGCATGATGATCGGCGGCGAAAAAGCCGTGGTCGACCGCCTCGATCCGATCTTCAAGGCGCTGGCGCCCGGGGTCGGCGATATCGAGCGCACGCCGCATCGCGAGGGCCGCGATCCCAGGATCGAACAGGGCTATATCCATGCCGGCCCGGTCGGCGCCGGGCATTTCGTCAAGATGGTGCATAACGGCATCGAATACGGCCTGATGCAGGCCTATGCGGAAGGGTTCGACATCCTGAAGAACGCCGCGATCGAGGCGCTGCCGCCAGAGCACCGCTTCAACTTCGACATTGCCGATATCGCGGAGGTGTGGCGGCGCGGCAGCGTGATCCCGTCCTGGCTGCTCGATCTCACGGCGTCCGCGCTGGCGCAAAGTCCAGCGCTCGACAACTACTCCGGCTTCGTCGAGGACTCCGGCGAGGGCCGCTGGACCATCAACGCGGCGATCGACGAGGCGGTGCCCGCCGAGGTTCTCACCGCCGCGCTGTTCGCGCGTTTCCGATCCCGCAAGGACCACACCTTCGCGGAAAAGATCCTGTCCGCGATGCGCGCGGGCTTCGGCGGTCACAAGGAACCGCCCAGGAAAGCTTAACCGAGGCAAGCGCAACAGGACGCGAGAAGCATGACGAACGGTCAAAAGCAAAAGAAGCCCGATCCCTGCTCCTTCGTCATCTTCGGCGTGACCGGCGACCTGACGCACCGGCTGATCATTCCCGCGCTCTACAATCTCGCGGCATCGGATCTTTTGCCGGACAAGTTCTGCGTCGTCGGCGTGGCGCGCAAGCGCATGACCAATGACGAACTGACCGACAGCCTCTTGAAGGGCCTGAAGCAATTTGCGACCCGGCGCGTCGACGATGCGATCGCCAGACGACTGCTCGAATGCGTCACCGCCATCGAGGCCGACCCCAGCGATCCCGCCTCGTTCGACGCGATGCGCGAGCGGCTCGACAAGCTCGAGGCCAAGCGCGAAACCGGCGGCAACAGGCTGTTCTATCTCGCCACCCCGCCGAGCGGCTTCCTGCCGATCAGCCAGCAACTCGCCCGCACCGGCATGTTCACGGAGAACGGCGCCTGGCGACGGCTCGTGATCGAGAAGCCGTTCGGCACCGACCTGAAATCAGCCAAGGCGCTGAATGCGGCGCTTCTGAAGCTGGTCGACGAGCACCAGATCTACCGGATCGATCATTATCTCGGCAAGGAAACGGTGCAGAACATCCTGGTGCTGCGCTTCGCCAACGGCATGTTCGAGCCGATCTGGAACCGCTATCACATCGACCATGTTCAGATCACCGTCGACGAGAAGCTTGGCGTCGGCCATCGCGGCAGCTTCTACGATTCGACCGGCGCGCTGCGCGACATGGTGCCGAACCACCTGTTCCAGCTGCTGTCGCTGGTCGCGATGGAGCCGCCGGCGCGTTTCGACGCCCACGCGGTGCGTACCGAGAAGGGGGAAGTGCTGTCGGCGATCCAGATCCAGAGCGAAGAGGAAGCGCTGAGGAATTCCGTCCGCGGCCAATACGTCACCGGCCGGATCGGCGACGTCGAGATCGAGGACTACCGCAAGACGCCCGAGGTCAGGCTGGACAGCACCACCGAGACCTATGCCGCGCTGAGGCTTGTCATCGACAACTGGCGCTGGGCCGGCGTGCCGTTCTACCTGCGCACCGGCAAGGCGCTCGGCGTCAAGCGCACCGAGATCGCCATCAAGTTCAAGCAGGCGCCGTTTGCGATGTTCCGCGACATGGCGGTGGATCAGCTCTCGCAGAACTATCTGGTGATCTCGACCGAGCCGGCCGAAGGCATCGATCTGCAGTTCAACACCAAGGTGCCGGGGCCGGCGATCGACATCGAGGGCGTCGAGATGAAGTTCCGCTACAAGGATTACTTCAAGGCCGAGCCCTCCACCGGCTACGAGACGCTGATCTATGACTGCATGATCGGTGACAACATCCTGTTCCAGCGCGCCGACAGCGTCGAAGCCGGCTGGCAGGCGGTGCAGCCGTTCCTCGATGCCTGGAAGAAGGCCGGCGCCAGGGGGCTGAAGACCTACCGCGCCGGCAGCGAGGGCCCGGAGGAAGCCGAGGCGCT
This genomic interval from Bradyrhizobium sp. NP1 contains the following:
- a CDS encoding bifunctional transaldolase/phosoglucose isomerase, yielding MNPVKALENHGQSVWLDFLARGFVANGDLQHLIDSDGVKGVTSNPSIFEKAIASSDEYDSAIGKALKGGDRPVAALFEQLAVADIQHAADVLRPVYDRLHGKDGFVSLEVSPYLATDTKGTIAEARHLWKAVRRKNLMIKVPATPEGLPAIEQLIGEGISVNITLLFSQKVYLQVAEAYLAGLEKYVAGGGDPSHVASVASFFVSRIDTAADKQLDDKIAKANDPSEKERLAALKGKVAIANAKLAYQDYKRLIAGPRWEKLAASGARPQRLLWASTGTKNKDYSDVLYVEELIGPDTVNTIPPATLDAFRDHGKVRDSLEEDIDGARHVLDELARSGISLDAITAELVKDGVKLFADAADKLYGAVAHKRATVLGAAIDRQQLGLGATIEKAVERSEEEWRAAAKVRRLWHKDKTVWTGDDENKWLGWLDSPAKADIADYEDFASRVKGQNFSDAVVLGMGGSSLGPEVLAETFPKQAGFPKLHVLDSTDPAQVRAMEKAVNLARTLFIVSSKSGGTTEPNVMKDYFFDRVARTIGKDKAGHRFIAVTDPGSSLEKVAGTQGFARVFHGDPSIGGRYSVLSPFGLVPAAAAGIDVRTLISHALAMVRSCGADVPPQENPGVQLGLALGAAGLEGRDKVTILSSPKVADFGAWAEQLIAESTGKEGKGLIPVDGEPLGDPAVYGNDRFFIDLRTEGEHDEAHEERLAALEAAGHPVVRIVMKSIDHLGQEFFRFEMATAVAGSVLGLNPFNQPDVEAAKVKTRELTAAFEKTGALPEETPVVTSAEADLYTDEHNAAELRRAGANGDLGSWLKAHLGRSGASDYVALLAYIDRSKEHIEALQDIRLKVRDSRHVATCAEFGPRFLHSTGQAYKGGPDSGVFLQITADNAKDLPVPGHKASFGVIEAAQARGDFDVLTERGRRALRVHLKGDLRAALKTLDAAITEALN
- the gnd gene encoding phosphogluconate dehydrogenase (NAD(+)-dependent, decarboxylating) codes for the protein MQLGMIGLGRMGGNIVRRLLRAGHSAVVYDKDEKAVASLAADGAAGTTALEDFVAKLERPRTVWVMLPAGRITETTIEALAKLMGEGDVIIDGGNTFWQDDVRRGRALKPRGIHYLDVGTSGGVWGIERGYCMMIGGEKAVVDRLDPIFKALAPGVGDIERTPHREGRDPRIEQGYIHAGPVGAGHFVKMVHNGIEYGLMQAYAEGFDILKNAAIEALPPEHRFNFDIADIAEVWRRGSVIPSWLLDLTASALAQSPALDNYSGFVEDSGEGRWTINAAIDEAVPAEVLTAALFARFRSRKDHTFAEKILSAMRAGFGGHKEPPRKA
- the zwf gene encoding glucose-6-phosphate dehydrogenase, whose translation is MTNGQKQKKPDPCSFVIFGVTGDLTHRLIIPALYNLAASDLLPDKFCVVGVARKRMTNDELTDSLLKGLKQFATRRVDDAIARRLLECVTAIEADPSDPASFDAMRERLDKLEAKRETGGNRLFYLATPPSGFLPISQQLARTGMFTENGAWRRLVIEKPFGTDLKSAKALNAALLKLVDEHQIYRIDHYLGKETVQNILVLRFANGMFEPIWNRYHIDHVQITVDEKLGVGHRGSFYDSTGALRDMVPNHLFQLLSLVAMEPPARFDAHAVRTEKGEVLSAIQIQSEEEALRNSVRGQYVTGRIGDVEIEDYRKTPEVRLDSTTETYAALRLVIDNWRWAGVPFYLRTGKALGVKRTEIAIKFKQAPFAMFRDMAVDQLSQNYLVISTEPAEGIDLQFNTKVPGPAIDIEGVEMKFRYKDYFKAEPSTGYETLIYDCMIGDNILFQRADSVEAGWQAVQPFLDAWKKAGARGLKTYRAGSEGPEEAEALLTRDGRSWRKLA